From the genome of Pogona vitticeps strain Pit_001003342236 chromosome 10, PviZW2.1, whole genome shotgun sequence, one region includes:
- the MLKL gene encoding mixed lineage kinase domain-like protein — MDVVEGILTAAKVIYDQSQQMKCCKKQKARLVHRMEMVLRPVRLLQRQPICALSADLELILQSMLGLLEEAQRLFDKYKGQNWLEKIVRAGDMLEQFADLNTRFSDVAEGLLLQLQVEQKVLACFERQVVSKESRQDLAEDKVSLKEMLKEQGADPPLEIAEIKKSLITNLTCVMEAKQYTLYKGEYYKFPVAVKVFKNPLTTDTKKVRKIFEEEIRALKRLESPCILRMYGICIDETGSIPEYSIVMEYCEQGTLREVLKREPDLSWKIRTEMASDAAAGLYRVHQTGGMCQLHRSIDSTKFLVAKGYCVKLSGFKLDQTQSSISKKSKEKVHKEVSASAYICPEGLASVNHQYNLASEMYSFGIVLWEIATGKLPFAGCSSKEIYEKVHEQKYQEPVGEDCPIYLRDIINRCRDFEPSKRPSAEEIVNRLLIDQDHQNDSAAV, encoded by the exons ATGGACGTGGTGGAGGGGATCCTGACGGCAGCCAAGGTCATCTACGACCAGAGCCAGCAGATGAAGTGCTGCAAGAAGCAGAAGGCGCGCCTCGTGCATCGGATGGAGATGGTGCTGCGGCCGGTCCGGCTCCTCCAGAGGCAGCCCATCTGCGCCTTGTCCGCCGACTTGGAACTGATCCTCCAGTCCATGctgggcctcctggaagaagccCAGAGGCTGTTCGACAAGTACAAGGGCCAGAACTGGCTGGAGAAGATCGTCCGGGCCGGCGACATGCTGGAGCAGTTCGCCGACCTGAACACGCGTTTCAGCGACGTGGCCGAagggctgctgctgcagctgcaggTGGAGCAGAAGGTCCTGGCCTGCTTCGAGAGGCAGGTGGTGAGCAAGGAGAGCCGCCAAGACCTGGCGGAGGACAAGGTCTCCCTGAAGGAGATGCTCAAAG aACAGGGGGCTGATCCTCCACTGGAGATTGCAGAGATAAAGAAGAGCTTGATAACAAATCTGACGTGCGTCATGGAAGCAAAGCAATACACGCTGTACAAAGGAGAATATTACAAGTTTCCTGTGGCTGTCAAAGTCTTCAAAAATCCTTTGACCACCGACACGAA GAAGGTAAGGAAAATCTTTGAGGAGGAAATCAGAGCACTGAAGAGGCTTGAGTCCCCCTGCATTCTCCGGATGTATGGAATCTGCATAGATGAGACTG GCTCAATCCCCGAATACTCCATTGTGATGGAGTATTGTGAACAAGGCACTCTGAGGGAAGTGCTGAAAAGAGAACCTGACTTATCCTGGAAGATTCGCACAGAAATGGCCTCAGATGCTGCCGCTGGTCTTTACAG GGTGCATCAGACGGGAGGCATGTGTCAGCTGCACCGGTCCATCGATAGCACCAAATTCCTGGTTGCCAAAGGCTATTGTGTAAAG CTGTCAGGGTTCAAACTGGATCAGACACAGTCCTCCATCAGTAAGAAGTCCAAGGAGAAAGTCCATAAAGAGGTCTCTGCTTCAGCCTACATCTGCCCCGAGGGTCTGGCATCCGTGAACCATCAGTACAACCTGGCCAGTGAGATGTACAG ctttggAATCGTACTGTGGGAGATCGCAACAGGCAAGCTCCCTTTTGCAG GATGCAGTTCAAAGGAGATCTATGAGAAAGTTCATGAGCAGAAGTACCAGGAGCCTGTGGGAGAAGATTGCCCAATCTACTTGCGCGACATCATCAACCGGTGTCGGGACTTTGAGCCTTCCAAGCGCCCATCTGCTGAAG AGATTGTAAATCGACTCCTTATTGACCAAGATCACCAGAATGACTCCGCGGCTGTATGA
- the RFWD3 gene encoding E3 ubiquitin-protein ligase RFWD3: MAQETAMDVDLPPEDGEPEEPGAAAAASSSSAAAAPQEPPLPTPPADEVASGPDPGAGPAAARSSWGAFVGEREPRRPPRALRNARARSRQGAREAAAAAAASSSSSSSSQRAARGRSTAPLDSYFQVGRTQRNSRILASTSGNSSDDTVVLSDSDSSSNSAVEAEEEEDESAGAIEEASVAVHVEVSSTTPMEPPGYNSDEPEHPDTGSLATQQKKTTPLKRSSLAAPLVPSEEEESGDTCAICFEEWTNAGDHRLSALRCGHLFGYSCIERWLKGQAGKCPQCNKKAKRSDIVVLYARTLKALDTSEHEHMKSSLEKEQTLRRKAELESAQSRLQLQVLTDECSKLRQQVQELKALMARHNTSSSQQPSSSRSCFPGCLSPSPDQHKYHFERAFLVSQVGNCRVMAYCDPLSCLVVSQPSPQNTLIPGCGIKMMSAVNLKSSQYVPIHNKQIRGLAFSNRADGLLLSAALDHTLKLTSLTTNTVVQTYNAGRPIWSCCWCLDDTNYIYAGLVNGSVLVYDLRDTSAHVQELAPQKSRCPVVSLSYLPRMASASLPYGGLVSGTLEGACFWEQKANSSYRPHHLLLEPGGCIDLQTEATTRHCLATFRPNRSHNCLRCVVMELTSTPLADGADDVICSCRPVQTLIAGPTCKLLTKNAIFQSPEDDGSILVCAGDEASNSAMLWDAGSGSLLQKLSADLPVLDVCPYEVNRNSFLATLTEKMVKIYKWQ; encoded by the exons ATGGCCCAGGAAACCGCCATGGACGTGGACCTGCCGCCCGAGGACGGGGAGCCCGAAGAGcccggcgccgccgccgccgcctcctcctcctccgcggcCGCCGCCCCTCAAGAGCCGCCGCTCCCGACACCGCCGGCCGACGAAGTGGCTTCGGGTCCGGATCCGGGGGCCGGGCCGGCCGCTGCCCGCTCCTCCTGGGGGGCCTTCGTGGGGGAGAGGGAGCCGCGGAGGCCGCCTCGAGCCCTCCGGAACGCGCGGGCCCGGAGCCGTCAGGGAGCCcgcgaggccgccgccgccgccgccgcctcttcctcctcctcttcttcctcccaacGGGCGGCCCGAGGCAG GTCCACAGCGCCACTGGACAGCTATTTCCAAGTTGGCAGAACCCAACGCAACTCGCGCATCCTAGCAAGTACCAGTGGGAACAGTTCAGACGACACTGTGGTCCTGAGTGACTCTGACAGCAGTAGCAACAGCGCCGTggaggcagaagaggaagaagacgaGTCAGCCGGAGCCATTGAAGAGGCATCCGTGGCTGTTCACGTGGAAG TCTCTAGCACAACCCCTATGGAGCCTCCAGGGTATAATTCTGATGAGCCAGAGCACCCTGATACTGGAAGCCTCGCTACCCAGCAAAAGAAG ACGACTCCATTAAAGAGAAGCAGTCTGGCTGCACCTCTTGTtccttcagaggaggaggagagcggtGATACTTGTGCCATTTGCTTTGAAGAGTGGACAAACGCCGGAGACCACCGTCTCTCTGCCCTGCGCTGTGGGCATCTCTTTGGCTACAGTTGCATTGAGAGGTGGCTGAAGGGGCAAGCGGGAAAGTGCCCACAG tgcAATAAGAAGGCTAAACGTTCAGACATTGTGGTCCTTTATGCCCGTACTTTAAAGGCATTGGATACCAGTGAACACGAGCATATGAAAAG CTCCTTAGAAAAGGAGCAAACGTTGCGAAGGAAGGCAGAACTGGAATCAGCCCAGAGTCGCCTTCAGCTGCAAGTCCTGACCGATGAGTGCAGTAAACTTCGGCAGCAAGTTCAG GAGCTGAAGGCATTGATGGCCCGGCATAATACCAGTTCTTCTCAACAGCCCAGCAGTTCTCGCTCGTGTTTCCCAGGCTGCCTCTCCCCCAGCCCAGACCAGCACAAGTATCACTTCGAGAGAGCCTTTCTGGTGTCCCAGGTCGGCAACTGCCGGGTCATGGCATACTGTGACCCGCTGAGCTGCCTTGTGGTGTCGCAGCCTTCCCCGCAAAACACGCTCATTCCTG GCTGTGGCATTAAAATGATGAGTGCTGTCAACCTGAAGAGCAGCCAGTACGTCCCCATTCACAACAAGCAGATCCGGGGTCTGGCCTTCAGCAACCGCGCAGACGGCCTGCTGTTATCTGCCGCTTTGGACCACACTCTTAAACTCACAAG CTTGACAACAAACACGGTGGTGCAGACGTACAATGCTGGCCGCCCTATCTGGAGCTGCTGCTGGTGTCTTGATGACACCAACTACATCTACGCTGGACTGGTCAATGGTTCCGTGTTGGTTTATGATCTGCGAGACACAAGTGCTCATGTGCAGGAACTTGCTCCGCAAAAGTCCAG GTGCCCTGTGGTCTCCTTGTCTTATCTTCCTCGGATGGCCTCTGCCTCCTTGCCCTACGGAGGGCTGGTCTCGGGGACTCTGGAAGGTGCCTGCTTTTGGGAACAGAAGGCCAACAGCTCCTACCGGCCTCATCACCTCCTCCTGGAGCCCGGAGGTTGCATTGACCTTCAGACAGAGGCTACCACACGGCACTGCCTTGCAACGTTCAGGCCCA ATAGAAGCCACAACTGCTTGAGATGTGTGGTCATGGAGCTGACCTCCACACCGCTGGCAGACGGGGCGGACGATGTCATCTGTTCATGTCGCCCGGTGCAGACTCTTATTGCGGGTCCAACATGCAAACTCTTGACCAAAAATGCCATCTTCCAAAGTCCTGAAGATGATGGTAGCATTCTTGTGTGCGCTGGGGATGAAGCTTCAAATTCTGCTATG CTTTGGGATGCAGGGAGTGGTTCTCTCTTGCAGAAACTCTCAGCGGACCTTCCTGTATTAGACGTCTGCCCCTATGAGGTGAATCGGAACAGCTTCCTTGCTACGTTGACTGAGAAAATGGTGAAAATTTACAAGTGGCAGTGA